The following are encoded together in the Geobacter sulfurreducens PCA genome:
- the nifD gene encoding nitrogenase molybdenum-iron protein alpha chain, protein MSNAAKRVEGITKESTQEMIDKVLEVYPEKGRKKRAPHLAPNDGVSSCVKSNRKTVPGVMSARGCAYAGAKGVVWGPIRDMVHISHGPVGCGWYSWGTRRNLMSGINGVTNFGMQFTSDFQEKDIVYGGDKKLKQLLEEAKGLFPLAKGISVLSECPVGLIGDDINAVAKQSAKELDIPVIPCNCEGFRGVSQSLGHHISNDTIRDFIIGTREFAEPESPYDIALIGDYNIGGDVWSAKALLEEIGLNVKATWTGDGELDRIAATHTVKLNLIHCYRSMNYMCRVMEEKYGIPWLEFNFFGPSKIKESLRAIGERFDDRIKENVEKVIAKYDPIMQAVIDEYRPRLEGKKVMIYVGGLRPRHTVGAYEDLGMVVVGTGYEFAHGDDYERTSPEMPVDTVIFDDASEFELEKFAHQIKPDLVASGIKEKYVFQKMGLPFRQMHSWDYSGPYHGYQGFPIFARDIDMAVNSPTWSLIKSPF, encoded by the coding sequence ATGTCCAATGCAGCCAAAAGAGTTGAAGGAATAACCAAAGAGTCGACTCAGGAGATGATCGACAAGGTGTTGGAGGTTTACCCGGAAAAAGGGCGTAAGAAGCGCGCTCCACACCTGGCCCCCAACGACGGCGTCAGTTCCTGCGTAAAGTCCAACCGCAAGACCGTTCCCGGCGTCATGAGCGCCCGGGGCTGCGCCTACGCCGGCGCCAAGGGGGTCGTCTGGGGCCCCATCCGCGACATGGTTCACATCTCCCATGGTCCGGTGGGGTGCGGCTGGTACTCCTGGGGTACTCGCCGCAACCTGATGAGCGGCATCAACGGGGTCACCAACTTCGGCATGCAGTTCACGTCGGATTTCCAGGAAAAGGATATCGTCTACGGCGGGGACAAGAAGTTGAAGCAACTGCTGGAGGAGGCCAAGGGACTGTTCCCGCTGGCCAAGGGGATTTCGGTCCTGTCCGAGTGTCCGGTGGGCCTCATCGGCGACGACATCAACGCCGTGGCCAAGCAGTCCGCCAAGGAGCTGGACATCCCGGTCATACCCTGTAACTGCGAAGGGTTCCGCGGGGTCAGCCAGTCCCTGGGCCACCACATTTCCAACGACACCATCCGCGACTTCATCATCGGCACCCGGGAGTTTGCCGAGCCCGAGAGCCCGTACGACATCGCCCTTATCGGCGACTACAACATCGGCGGTGACGTCTGGAGCGCCAAGGCGCTGCTGGAGGAGATCGGCCTCAACGTGAAGGCCACCTGGACCGGCGACGGCGAGTTGGACCGGATCGCCGCCACCCACACGGTGAAGCTCAACCTCATCCACTGCTACCGCTCCATGAACTACATGTGCCGCGTGATGGAAGAGAAGTACGGCATCCCCTGGCTGGAGTTCAACTTCTTCGGCCCCAGCAAGATCAAGGAGAGCCTGCGCGCGATTGGTGAGCGGTTCGACGACAGGATCAAGGAGAACGTGGAAAAGGTCATTGCCAAGTACGACCCGATCATGCAGGCGGTGATCGACGAGTATCGGCCGCGGCTCGAAGGGAAGAAGGTCATGATCTACGTCGGCGGTCTCCGTCCCCGCCACACCGTGGGCGCCTACGAGGACCTGGGGATGGTGGTTGTCGGCACCGGCTACGAGTTCGCCCACGGCGACGACTACGAGCGGACCTCCCCCGAGATGCCGGTCGATACGGTCATTTTTGACGATGCCTCCGAGTTCGAGCTGGAGAAGTTCGCCCATCAGATCAAGCCCGACCTGGTTGCCTCCGGCATCAAAGAGAAGTACGTGTTCCAGAAAATGGGGCTTCCCTTCCGCCAGATGCACAGCTGGGACTACTCCGGTCCCTA
- the nifH gene encoding nitrogenase iron protein, with translation MRQVAIYGKGGIGKSTTTQNTVAGLATLGKKVMIVGCDPKADSTRLILHAKAQDTVMDLVRDMGTVEDLELEDVLKVGFKDIKCVESGGPEPGVGCAGRGVITAINFLEENGAYTPDLDFVFYDVLGDVVCGGFAMPIRENKAEEIYIVCSGEMMAMYAANNISKGILKYSSSGKVRLGGLICNSRNTDREADLIEALAAKLGTQMIHFVPRDNQVQRAELRRMTVIEYSPEHKQAQEYLTLAQKIIDNKMLVVPTPLEMEELEDLLMEFGIIEAEDESIVGVAEVAAK, from the coding sequence ATGAGACAGGTAGCGATCTACGGCAAAGGCGGCATCGGCAAATCGACCACGACCCAGAACACGGTGGCAGGTCTCGCGACCCTCGGCAAGAAGGTCATGATTGTCGGCTGCGATCCCAAGGCGGATTCCACACGCCTCATCCTCCACGCTAAGGCACAGGACACGGTCATGGACCTCGTTCGCGATATGGGTACGGTCGAGGATCTGGAGCTGGAGGACGTGCTCAAGGTCGGCTTCAAGGATATCAAGTGCGTTGAGTCCGGTGGTCCCGAGCCGGGCGTTGGCTGCGCCGGCCGCGGCGTCATCACCGCCATCAACTTCCTGGAAGAGAACGGCGCCTACACCCCCGACCTGGACTTCGTCTTCTACGATGTTCTCGGCGACGTTGTCTGCGGCGGGTTCGCCATGCCGATCCGCGAGAACAAGGCCGAAGAGATCTACATCGTCTGTTCGGGCGAGATGATGGCCATGTACGCTGCCAACAACATCTCCAAGGGCATTCTCAAGTATTCTTCTTCCGGCAAGGTACGCCTCGGCGGCCTCATCTGCAACTCCCGCAACACGGACCGTGAGGCCGACCTTATCGAGGCCCTGGCCGCCAAGCTCGGCACTCAGATGATCCACTTCGTTCCCCGCGACAACCAGGTCCAGCGCGCCGAGCTGCGCCGGATGACGGTCATCGAGTATTCTCCCGAGCACAAGCAGGCCCAGGAGTACCTGACCCTGGCCCAGAAGATCATCGACAACAAGATGCTCGTGGTGCCCACCCCGCTGGAGATGGAAGAGCTGGAAGATCTCCTCATGGAATTCGGCATCATCGAGGCCGAGGACGAGTCGATCGTGGGTGTGGCCGAGGTGGCAGCGAAGTAG
- the gnfR gene encoding nitrogen fixation two-component system response regulator GnfR, with amino-acid sequence MRSVLICDDEPIIRMSLKNKLTELGFDEIVECGDGEQAVRMAFAKLPDVIILDVSMPKKDGIAAAREIRQRLKVPIILLTACYDADTVARARESGIGGFLAKPFREQDLWPAIELACAHAEEVELLKEQVEDLKETLESRKIVEKAKGILMQNQGLTEPEAFRKMQKLAMDKRKSMRQIAEAILLTEA; translated from the coding sequence GTGCGAAGTGTCCTTATATGCGACGATGAACCGATTATCAGGATGAGCTTAAAAAATAAGCTCACGGAGCTTGGTTTCGATGAAATCGTGGAGTGCGGGGATGGCGAGCAGGCCGTTCGGATGGCGTTTGCCAAGCTTCCCGACGTCATCATTCTCGACGTGTCGATGCCGAAGAAAGACGGCATCGCGGCGGCCCGCGAGATCCGGCAGCGTCTGAAGGTGCCCATTATCCTGCTGACGGCCTGCTATGATGCAGACACGGTTGCGCGAGCACGGGAAAGCGGCATCGGCGGCTTCCTTGCCAAGCCGTTCCGGGAGCAGGACCTCTGGCCGGCCATCGAGCTGGCCTGTGCCCATGCCGAAGAGGTGGAGCTCCTCAAGGAGCAGGTTGAGGACCTGAAGGAAACCCTGGAGAGTCGCAAGATCGTTGAAAAGGCCAAGGGTATCCTGATGCAGAACCAGGGGCTCACGGAGCCCGAAGCGTTCCGCAAGATGCAGAAGCTGGCCATGGACAAGCGCAAGAGCATGCGCCAGATTGCCGAGGCGATTCTGCTGACCGAAGCGTAG
- a CDS encoding efflux RND transporter periplasmic adaptor subunit codes for MKRTLLIAAAILLAAAVIAALLLRRNGTADGIVRVSGNIEVTDVELGFKIPGTVRERLVDEGVMVETGQVVARLDDDELRLEVAREGRQAEALAAQLRELETGFRREEIAQADAAVKRAQADADRLEADFARQEALFRREVISRRDYDAAKAARDASQAQLHEVQARQELMHRGPRREQIDAARARLNQAREALALARTRLSHATLAAPLNGLVLSKHVEPGEQVAAGTPIITIGDLSNTWLRAYIPETDLGRIKVGQKARIKNDTWPDRRYEGTITFISPEAEFTPKNVQTDKERVKLVYRIKIAIPNPNRELKPGMPADAEIITGSP; via the coding sequence ATGAAAAGGACTCTACTCATTGCCGCGGCGATTCTCCTGGCGGCGGCTGTGATTGCCGCCCTGCTCCTGCGTCGCAACGGCACTGCGGATGGTATTGTCAGGGTTTCGGGCAACATCGAGGTCACCGATGTGGAACTGGGCTTCAAGATACCGGGCACAGTGCGCGAACGCCTGGTGGATGAAGGCGTGATGGTCGAGACGGGCCAGGTGGTGGCGCGGCTGGACGACGATGAACTCCGCCTGGAGGTGGCCCGGGAGGGGCGGCAGGCAGAGGCACTGGCGGCCCAATTGCGTGAACTGGAAACCGGCTTCCGGCGGGAGGAGATCGCTCAGGCTGACGCAGCCGTGAAGCGCGCCCAGGCCGATGCCGACCGGCTGGAGGCCGACTTTGCCCGCCAGGAGGCGCTCTTCAGGCGCGAGGTCATCTCCCGGCGCGACTACGATGCGGCAAAGGCTGCCCGAGATGCCTCCCAGGCCCAGTTGCACGAAGTGCAGGCCCGGCAGGAGCTCATGCACCGGGGACCTCGCCGCGAACAGATCGACGCCGCCCGCGCCCGCCTCAACCAGGCGCGCGAGGCCCTGGCCCTGGCACGTACCCGCCTCTCCCACGCCACCCTGGCCGCCCCCCTGAACGGGCTGGTTCTCTCGAAGCACGTGGAGCCGGGGGAACAGGTGGCGGCAGGCACCCCCATCATCACGATCGGCGACCTGTCGAACACCTGGCTGAGGGCCTACATCCCGGAAACCGACCTGGGGCGGATCAAGGTGGGACAGAAGGCGCGGATCAAAAACGACACCTGGCCCGATCGGCGCTACGAAGGGACCATCACCTTCATCTCTCCCGAGGCCGAGTTCACCCCCAAGAACGTTCAAACCGACAAGGAACGGGTGAAACTCGTCTACCGCATCAAGATCGCCATCCCGAACCCGAACCGGGAGCTCAAGCCGGGGATGCCGGCCGATGCCGAGATCATCACCGGGAGTCCATGA